A stretch of Brassica rapa cultivar Chiifu-401-42 chromosome A08, CAAS_Brap_v3.01, whole genome shotgun sequence DNA encodes these proteins:
- the LOC103832855 gene encoding cyclin-dependent protein kinase inhibitor SMR9: MASKGKKPIRRTTTRGRKGIKNPSPPCSISSDVTSTSTIPASGCCTPISKKSRIPEMLTCPPAPKKQKVAQNFALSRRQISFFAPPDVELFFLFAHGQQIKKIS; this comes from the coding sequence ATGGCATCAAAAGGAAAGAAACCAATAAGAAGAACAACTACAAGAGGAAGAAAAGGAATTAAGAACCCATCTCCTCCATGTAGTATCAGTAGTGACGTCACTTCAACGTCGACGATTCCAGCCAGTGGATGTTGTACTCCGATATCTAAGAAGTCACGAATACCGGAGATGCTGACGTGTCCGCCGGCGCCAAAGAAGCAAAAGGTGGCTCAGAACTTTGCTTTGAGTAGGAGACAAATCTCTTTCTTTGCTCCTCCAGATGTAgagcttttctttcttttcgcACATGGTCaacaaatcaaaaaaataagttAA